Below is a genomic region from Chelmon rostratus isolate fCheRos1 chromosome 7, fCheRos1.pri, whole genome shotgun sequence.
tttttttgtccaaaaactCGGATGTTGTCCGGATGAACTGTGAGCTCATGAGCTAAGCAAGAGCGTCAGTTCTCTCCTGTAGGGTGAAGTgaacattttctccttttcagaATGAACTAGTAAGGAATTCTTTAGAgcatttcagctgtttcataatgTGTCGTGTATTTTTTCCAAGCTACGATCTTTTTACCTTTGAGCCGTCGCGCTCTGGATCGAGAACAGACTCTTGATAGTGCCAGCGTTGCCTCTCACCTGCCGGGCTGCATTTCGATAAAGGCTAAGTGaggacaaaacaataaaacatagATGAGGCCGACAACGAGCACCATGCTCCAGcagaacaataacaacaactACCCCTGCCTGAACGTGTCGGGCTCCACCCGGGAGATGCTCCAGAAGTGCTCCCGAGCCTCTCTGCCTTTCCCCAGCAGACTGGAGCTGGGTCTGGGTGACCTGCCGCTGATCCGGGGCCTCCGAGCCTGGGCCCTTTGCTCCAAGAACCGCCGCAAGGCTGGTGGTTTGCTTGGAGGAGGACAAGCCCccacagctccacctgcaggccGAGGGGGCTCGACCTCCTGCCCCAGGCCTGCAGATGTGTATCTGAGCGGGGAGTGGGGTCGCATGGGGTACGGGCTACCCTTGGGGCTGGACGCAAGGCAGGCTGGGATCGGAGCTTTAGTAACGGTCGCCACTCTAAAGACCTCAGAGGGCAGCGGGAAGACACAGACTCAATGCCTCTTCCTCCGGACTGAGAAAGGCAGCTGTTTGTACTCGACAGCTAAGCCTGGTTCTGGTGCGACCACCAGCGCAGCCTCCAGTGTGGTTGGGGGATggctgagagggaggacaggaggaggaggaggaagcagagacacCGCAGCCGGGAGGAGGGACCAAGGACCAACTCTGCAGACCGGAGCAAACCGGGTTAGAGTGCGATCTGGCCGGAGATGGAGGAAGTCCTGTAATGCAGCGGGCCGCGAGAAAACAGGcgtgagcagagagaggaggcagagcagcagggaggatCCTGCAGGAGAAACCGCTCTGGAAGAAAGGCAGGAAGTGCGAGACAAAGGAGGCCTGGACAGCAAACAGTGTCCCAGCCCACAGCAGGACATCAGGAGAGCCaggcaggagaaggagggagcaTTCAGAAGTCCTAAATGCTGCCACAATGCTTCTCCCAAAGCCTGCTCTCAGTGTGAGAGGAGAGCACAGAATCGGGAAAGCCGTGACGAACACGAGGGAGGTGAAAGTCCAAGAAGAGGAGTCCCAAACAGACTGAATAATGAGGTGAAGgaaatgaggaaggagaggcaaaagaatgaggaggaggagaggggaggccTCTGTGGGTTAGAGCCCTCTAACTCAGCTTTGGCTGTACCAAACCCTGACCTAGAATCTAGCCACTTTTACCCACAATCCCTCAGCGGCTGTGATGTCGAAGAGATCGGAGAAGCCGAGAGCAGCGAGGAGCCGAAGGCAGAAATCTCTCACAGCAAGGACGACTCttcagagaaagaggaggataCAAACTCTGACACAAGCAATGACTCCCTTCATGGCCATTCTGAGGCGGCGACTGATGACTTCACATCAAGAGGTAACAGAGACTCTGGTGAGAGAAACCCAAGCGAAGACAGAGCAGCTCATGTGAATGGATTTTCTGATCATGGGGAGGCAAATCAAGAATCAGAGGAAGAAACGGAGAGCGTGAATGTTGACGAGAACAGTCAGACTCCTGGTGAATCCTCCATCGAATCCACCTGCGATGAGGACGTCTCTGCCTCCATCAGCACTGCAGTCTCCTCTGAGCCCTCCGCTCCTGTAGAGGGCAGCACCTGCTATGCGGACTGTGAGACTTGTAGAGCtccgagagagggagagagcagcaTAGACCATGACCTGAAGGGTCATCAACAAGGGGCAGCAGACTACGGCATCGTGGGTCAAGAAGACGTGGATGTCAGCAGATCTGAGCAACAAGAACCGAACCGTGTGGCTGACGAGAACAACACTGTGAACGATGACAGAAAACTTTTCTCTAAAGATGTGGAAAACAGCAGCCAGGTAGAGGAGAGAGATGCTTCATCTCCAGCTGAAAAAGACAGCTGGAGGTTGCAGGAGTCTGCAGCCGGATGCAGGGGAAGGAAGGCGGAGGCTGGAGACACCTGTGGACAAACAGGCACCACCCATGAAGCGAATGGAGAGACCAGCGCTGAGCTCACTAATGTTGCCTGTGCTGATCCCTTCACCTCTCTCGCGCTCTCTCTGGCTAATTCAGCCCCCTCTTTGCCCCCCCTGGGATCCATGGCGACGGGCCTGCCCTgtctggaggcagaggaggaggaggaggaggaaggggttGGAGCGCCGGCAGGAGACGGAGAAGGAGGCTtggaagggaagaggagagagctggaggagcagggcgaggaggagaggggcTCCACTGTGGCCActgaggaggggaggagagaggaggaggaagatgagttTGGAGTATTCATGCAGGCGGAGGGAGAGCCAGCCTGGAGCGAGGGATCCACCATGCCTGCCTCAGTGCCTTGTGGGAGCAGAGAGAGTGTCGGTGAGTCTCACGGCTGTTAGTTtatcctcctccctctcctccctcttttgtctccctcttttaGGAGCGTCAGTAAGTTTGCCTCTCAGACACAGAACAGAGGAGCTTTTGGTGAAAACTGACAAGATGTTTAAAGATGTCAGAAATGTGCTGATGTAGAGACGTAGAAACACGAGCACGGTCTGGCTggtttctgcagagctgcagagtatTAGTGCATTTTTAACCTTTCGTACACTTTCAGGAATGCATATACACACAGTCTGTTTTAGAGAGCCAGGCCAGCCCCGTTCCTACAGATCACACAGACTCCAAACCATGCTGTGTGAAGTTTAAATGGTTTTTTAGTTCAGTGTATGAATTAGCAGCTGCAGTCTCATTAAAAGGtaaagtgtttttaaatcaaCCTGCTGTTTAAGCTGCTTCATGCACAATCACGATGTAACACGAGCTAACAATGTGTCACGTATGTGGGACGAGCTGCTTCCAGAAGTAGAAATCACTCCCTTCATTTTGTCCCTACGACAGCGTAACGTGACTCACGGTTGGAGCTCTTCTGCATCTCAGATCGACACGAAACTCTCCTGGTTAAAATCACGACTACAGAAGACGAGAAAACTGCAACACGATCTCTCGTGTTCACCATTGATTTTGgattcattcagtcattatgATGCTTTAAAGACGTCTTGAACTCGTTCTGATTTGCGCCTCTGACTGGCTTCTTCTCCACAGCAGCCGCAGCCGAGGCTCATGGCTAACGTTTTATTTGGACCAATCCGCCATGACGAGTTCAGATAATTCAAGCTGTCAACATAAACCAGTGTGATCATGAAATTAACCAGGAGAGTCAAACCTAGCTCTATGGAAACAGTAGATGATCAGGAACACGTGATGTTAACATGATTTGTTGTGAAGGAACTTGAACTCACATCAGACGCTGGTCCTTTAAAGACAAAATactcaacagaaaacactctAATGATTAATGATGTCAGACTCATTCACAGTTCTCAGAGTAAGACGTCGACGCAGTcattacgcacacacacacacacacgtcttcagtgtttttttcagcctttttgtttttctctaacAGCCAGAGTTAATCAGTCCTTATGTTCCCTCATTATGCTCCCTTTAGCTAATCACCTAAGCCTGGTTTCCGCTGCGGGGCCAAACGAGGCTAAGCCGGGGTTTACTCATTATTCACTTCTTCTGCGTTTATCCACCTAAAAGCATTTCTGCAATTATTTGAACATATTGCTGATTCTCAGCGGGGTATTAATTAGCAGCGTTTGCTGTCTGCTTTGACAGAATGCCCTTTATGTGATGTGACATAATGGATTAGGATTGGAAAGTTTTAGGGTCACTTCACCCAAATGACAAACATGTATTTTCACACCTTTAGTGGCCTTTTGGTTCATTTACTAAACTTTGGAAATATTCCCATCGCTCCCAACACGATATCAGCAGTTTTCATGGGGACGGTTCCTTTggtttgaatgaaatgtcatttttcagtgcacacaAACCTTAAACTCCTTCATCCCCACTGCGCCCAGTTGGAGGCaggaatatatatttttaatttaggCAAACCAACCCTTTAGCTGCACTCCATCTGCGTAGTTTTTTTGTAGTGATCATGAATATGAATGCTGCTCTTATGCATCTTTTAAAGCGTCCTCACATCAGCATAAATCAAGTCTGcgttgatgtttgtttttattgtggaaAGTAGTTTGATCCACGAACACTAATGTAGCTTCACGCAGAAGAGATCATTCGCTGTGATGGATTAAACATTTAGGCAAATTTGAAGAGTCtgctaaatattttttataccATGCAAAAACTAAGAGAAGCCAATGGCTGCCTGAAATCTGAGGAAATACATGAAGAAGCTCACACAAACATAGTTTGCTAAATGTTTAGCTATGATGTGAAATATATGTGATTTACAGGAAACTACGTGAAACATGTAAAACTTCTGGGCAAGAACATGACGTATTTGCATGAAACATAAAATCAGTTGACCAATAACAGGTCTGGTGGTAAACCACGTGGCCCCGCAGTGGAAATGAGACTCCGGTCTGTCCTGACCTGAATTCCTAACCGATCTCTCGCTCCCTGGTATTAATCATTCAGAGCTGGGTTAAGGGAGGAGGCAGACCGGGCCTGGGACTCTAAGCTCCTTTTAGCCTCAGGTTATGGGGCAACTGGTGAAAGAGGACgtcacaccaacacacacacacacacacacacacacacacacacacacacacacaaagacgacTGAAGAGCCTGATAGACACATCGTGCAACGTCTGAGCAATGGAAGGTAACACGTGAAGGCGTCAAAGTGCGAGACGCCGCAGACTAAAAGAATGAAGCAGGTAACATCCGCAGCAACAGACACCCAATGAGACACAAATCTTCACCAGGTCTCGCAGATACAGATCCAGATCCAGTACCAGTTTACGACCTGTGTGGAGCCGATCCCTCAGGTGTAAGATAGCTTTACTGTAACTGCACAGCTCTTCTGAAGTGTGTTTGGTGATGGATGCCAGCTGTTGCCCATTATTAGGCATCTCTTTTTAGCTATTCCACTAAACCAGCTTCAGTGCAATGTGGGTTAAGTTGGTCGTCGATCCAGGTCATCTGAATGAGGGCAGAGCCGGCTGGAAACGTGACAGCTCAGCACAGACCACAACACTGCAGGGACAACAGACGCTCCACTAttaaccctgtgtgtgtgtgtgtgtgtgtctgaaaacagCACTCGGAAACCACGCCATCACGGGGGAGCCGGCCCACTGGACAGCAGGCTGGACGGACAGCTCGTTCCACCAATCAGACGACACCTGGACAGCCTTTCCTCAGGACCCATCTGAGGCGCGTCGAGACGTCCGAGGACAGTGGTGGCCAACCAGCGCCgtggaggagagcagggacAGACTCCTGTCCAATCAGAATCTGGTACAGTTGTTCCTCTGTGCTCCGCCTCTTTAAGACGGCCTTCGTGAAACCATTAAATAGAAATTCTCTCGGTTTCAGATGAGAATTCGCTGACAGGCTCTTCATGATTGGTTCATTTGGATCATCATTATTGTGTCCGTTGCTGTGGAAATGACTGTCTGTGAATGATGCTCATGACTGCCTGCGACGTTCAGTGTCTTCCAACAGTCGTGTCCTTTTATAATTCTGTAATTATTGAGTCCCTTGTGGATcctaaggtaaaaaaaatattcatctgCACACACGGATTGAGTCAGATTAATCCAAgtcatcttttttattccacatattctTCTTCCTTATCAAAACCTGccacctacattacccatgatGCAACCTGACTGATGAAGCTCAGGCAGAGATTCATGTGGCCTTGAGCTtgagatgaggagtgggctgcagaggtctggacAGCTCACGTCTGTCTAACTCCACGTCTGCAGATTTGTCCCTTGAGTCACTGTGTCAGacttcacagagcagcaggggcGGAGCTAGAGGAATATCCCTGAGCTGGAAAGAGGGTGgcagaaatatatatatggAGCTTTGATTGCAAACAATCACATATATGAATATTTGCTTGGAAAAGCCCCTAAATGAAGATATTCCAACTCAAAAACATTACATCATTGTGGCACATGCAACAATCCAAGATATCCAGTGTTTACCCAGTAAATGAACAGCTGATTAAACAGCAAAAGTCCTTTTCTCTGAGCTTCCGTATGAAAATGTGAGGAAAGTCTGAGCTCTGAACTCTCTGCATTGCTGTTAATGAGGCTTTGTGTTTGAGGCTTGGAGGCAGTGATTTAAGTGCTTTTTAACTCAGTGATTTTGTATGTTGCACTTTCATGAATCTGAAATTTGGACATTTGCCTCTAAAATTAGCACTTAGATAGACGTTGGAAGCTGCAGGCAATCCATAGACTCTCCTAACCGGTGAATATTCAGGTTTGATCCGTCCCTGAATCACAATCAAACATGAGTTACTATTACGAAACAACGACTGGGTGAAATCAGTCTGTTTCCGACCCTGTGtcctctcactgctgctggCGCCACAAATAACGATATTAGCAATTTGTTTTGCAAGCAAGTGGCTCATAATTTTAGGTTTTTGCTGGCCTTGTGTTGAGAAAAAGCTTCATCCCTCAGGCTCAGGACTGTTTTTAAAGTATGAGTCGGACCAAACCGTTTGCCACTACTGATACTGAGAATCAGACAGAACAGATCCTACCAGTGTTGCTTATGTTGTCAGATCAGTCATGATCCTGGTCAAagattttcaaagtaaaataagaTGTCTGTAATAGAACAGGTGCGTCTCAGACACAGTACAGGTGCCGTTCCACTGTATTCATTATGGCCTCATCGTCAAGGAGAAAAAGAGCTTAAAAGTGAAACGATGACCCACAAACAACTGCTTTTATGCTTCCATTCCCACCAGGTCGGTAAGGATGCTTGAATAAAAGCACCAGTAAGAGGAGTTCGAGTTACTGTGGTTGCTTTAAAATCCTCCCGAGCTCCTGTGAGGCCGTCGTCTCCTCACTTAACTTCTGGCTGAGGGCTAAATGTGTCGTTCGTATGAAACAAAGCGACACAAAGCAAAACCTCCTGCTGCTCAAGATCAATTTTGCTAAACCCTGAACTGTCCTGTGCTCCTGAGGCTGTTTGTACTAATATGTTGACTGTGACTCACAGTGAGACGTCAGGTGGATGTCTGTGAGCTACATGTGCTAAACACTGCTGCTTGCATCAGTCCTGTTCTCACTGTAAAAGCAGCCTAATCAGTACTCGTCAAGTCGTGTTTAAGAAGTTTGAATACCACTGATGAccaaaaatatcaacaaaaccatttgttttttgtcaaacGTTCCACTAAATTgtgtttaatcattttatttttgtatttagaAACTATACCTACTATAACCATAACCTCCTCACCTCAAGTCATTATGAGCCATGTTTCCTGTTACCATGGGAACGCAGCTCATCCTAGCATAGCGCTGGGGGTTGGGTGAAGTTTTTAGACTTGAAATTAGTCAGTGTTTTGGAAGTCGCATTAGACCAGCGTGAGCtctcaaaatgagaaaaaacgAAGCGAGAGGAATCTCCCAGTGGACGCTAGCTGCAGCGAAAAgatgcagatgaaaaatgagCTCTGCCCAAAAGCTGCAGTGAAGGGGAGAGCTCAGCTGTTTCGTATGCTAATAGCACCTTTCAGAGACCTTTAAGAAAATCATGTATCACCTTCATACGTGATGAACTGAAGAAGGCTGCAAAAAAGTCTCTGTGGGTCACGGGTGCATCATGTTTACAGGCAGCACGTTtatctgttttcattaaatgtcTGAAATCTTCTAAGTCCATGACGTTGTTGTAACTCCCTCTGTCCTGTAGGCGGCTGTCTTTGCTGAAGCCTTCCCCTCGCTGCCTGCTTCATCCTCAAGTGACCCCCGTGACCTGGACGCTGTTCCCACTCTGACCCAGCTCCTCAGGGGCAAAGCCAGCCAGG
It encodes:
- the si:ch211-14c7.2 gene encoding uncharacterized protein si:ch211-14c7.2, whose protein sequence is MQAEGEPAWSEGSTMPASVPCGSRESVALGNHAITGEPAHWTAGWTDSSFHQSDDTWTAFPQDPSEARRDVRGQWWPTSAVEESRDRLLSNQNLAAVFAEAFPSLPASSSSDPRDLDAVPTLTQLLRGKASQDQGLLDSFHDLNKMICRRYKRANGVSRDLLLKTLHLEQPHTESRAAPRTANRRLSPGLPSANQHAQNAGAKRRLSYDYNRNIVE